The proteins below come from a single Corylus avellana chromosome ca3, CavTom2PMs-1.0 genomic window:
- the LOC132176315 gene encoding uncharacterized protein LOC132176315: MGDERESLINRSNKFTRSVSHAQDELQSFRSYLRWMCVDQSNVWTACLSWSMFVLFAIVVPLVSHFLLACSTCDSKHSRPYDGVVQLSLSSVATLSFVCLSRFVRKYGLRRFLFFDKLVDESETVRSGYTGQLNRSLKLLSVFVIPCFVAESAYKIWWYASGASQIPFLGNVYVSDVVACLMELCSWLYRTTVVFLVCVLFRLICHLQILRLQDFASVFQVDSDVASVLYEHLRIRRHLRIISHRYRAFILCSLVLVTGSQFASLLITTKNSAELNVYKAGELALCSITLLTGLLILLRSATKITHKAQSVTCLAAKWHVCATLESFEANDIADAETPRAPIDRERVFPGSPGGEESDGDDAGDEEDDLDNTKLIPSYAYSTISFQKRQALVTYFENNRAGITVYGFTLDRTTIHTIFGIELSLVLWLLGKTIGIS; this comes from the exons ATGGGAGACGAAAGGGAGAGTTTGATAAACCGAAGCAACAAGTTCACGCGGAGCGTATCGCACGCGCAGGACGAGTTGCAGAGCTTCAGATCTTATCTACGGTGGATGTGCGTCGACCAATCGAACGTGTGGACGGCGTGTCTCTCCTGGTCCATGTTCGTGCTGTTCGCGATCGTTGTTCCCTTGGTGTCGCATTTCCTGCTGGCCTGCTCCACCTGCGACAGCAAACACTCGAGACCCTACGACGGCGTCGTTCAGCTCTCCCTCAGCAGCGTCGCCACGCTGTCCTTCGTTTGCCTCTCCAGGTTCGTCAGGAAGTACGGTCTTCGGAGGTTCTTGTTCTTCGACAAGCTTGTCGATGAGAGCGAGACGGTCCGAAGCGGATACACCGGACAACTCAAT AGATCACTGAAACTTCTCTCAGTCTTTGTCATCCCCTGCTTCGTGGCAGAGAGTGCGTACAAGATATGGTGGTACGCATCTGGGGCCTCACAAATTCCCTTCTTGGGAAATGTTTACGTGAGCGACGTCGTAGCATGCCTTATGGAGCTGTGCTCGTGGCTCTATCGCACGACCGTTGTTTTCCTCGTGTGCGTTCTCTTCCGTCTGATCTGCCACCTCCAGATACTTCGGCTGCAGGACTTTGCCTCAGTCTTCCAGGTGGACTCCGATGTGGCGTCCGTGCTCTACGAGCACCTTAGGATCAGGAGGCATCTACGGATCATAAGCCATCGCTACCGCGCGTTCATATTGTGCTCCCTGGTCCTTGTCACAGGGAGCCAATTCGCTTCGCTACTCATCACAACAAAAAACAGCGCGGAGCTTAATGTATACAAAGCTGGAGAACTTGCG CTATGCTCCATAACTCTTCTCACAGGGCTCTTGATATTATTGCGGAGCGCAACGAAGATCACGCACAAAGCACAATCAGTCACATGTCTTGCTGCCAAGTGGCACGTTTGCGCAACATTAGAATCTTTTGAGGCAAACGATATTGCTGATGCTGAGACTCCAAGAGCTCCGATTGACCGCGAACGGGTGTTTCCTGGGAGTCCCGGCGGGGAAGAATCGGACGGTGATGATGCTGGTGATGAGGAAGATGACTTAGATAACACCAAGTTGATCCCATCGTATGCGTATAGTACCATATCCTTTCAGAAGAGACAGGCTCTGG TGACGTACTTCGAGAATAATAGAGCAGGGATTACGGTTTACGGGTTCA